A genomic window from Flavobacterium phycosphaerae includes:
- a CDS encoding nuclear transport factor 2 family protein has protein sequence MSDKIIQTITDFVKGGDHSDTVLLDKVLHKDFRVTNNGFMGTNGVTIIDKQQYLSNIREGIFGGLPRTMTIENIDETKTIATVKLRLESAENNFVSYNSLVLDTDNEWKIINNLAVVEAKK, from the coding sequence ATGAGCGATAAAATAATACAAACCATAACCGATTTTGTTAAAGGAGGCGACCATAGCGACACAGTTCTCTTAGACAAAGTGCTTCATAAAGATTTTCGTGTCACTAATAACGGTTTTATGGGAACGAATGGCGTAACCATTATTGACAAACAACAGTATTTATCAAACATCCGTGAAGGTATTTTTGGGGGCTTACCCAGGACAATGACAATTGAAAATATAGATGAAACTAAAACAATTGCAACGGTAAAACTTCGTTTAGAAAGTGCTGAAAATAATTTCGTTTCATACAATTCATTAGTATTGGACACCGACAACGAATGGAAAATTATAAATAATCTTGCCGTTGTTGAAGCAAAAAAATAA
- a CDS encoding virginiamycin B lyase family protein, whose protein sequence is MKAIITSFKSNKIKHLFFLLLLLSGKSIAQCSPPTIVYDPINSQTICEGGFAYLFIQAEGTDLTYQWKKDGVPVPGANSDNLILSDATSNDAGYYTCLVTGSCGSVESWIYQNLIKVNTAPVIQYNSVATNYLPSTAITPIEPTNSAGQPILLSGAAVNFGPVISNPGGVVIDASGNLFVADTDKNSIRKITPNGDMYNITGSFNKPQGLAVDAAGNVYVADTRNNAIKKIAPDRTVTTVSTAFIAPYGIAIDTFGNLFVTSIPDYAFNVYNSSLKKMTPSGNITTLFTFEVMGGIAVDATGTVYFTASSKLFKITPNGSLSILFFNGMIADGICSNVLGQIYVYQNGVANRINSSGAILQSINAGLFGQPKTMTADALGNVYTTNYSGIVKFAPDDSFTIIRHRLSISYGACKDNAGNLYFSNTNFDVVYKVDANGNRFTYSGFNGPCGLVADAAGNVYVADAASNSVKRINTDGSIITIGSGFNNPQGLAIDGAGTVYVSDAGNNAVKKIAPDGTVTLLANLTLSPYSIAVSPSGLVYVTDGSQIQKILPDGTVSEFISQGINAKGMTMDSNGNLFVSDLGDNCVKVITFNGAIYRLTNYVFFPTAITFDKDGNIIVVEQESGFAKKIGGMSVFSITPSLPEGLHFDTISGSISGTPTVQTPSTTYTVSTQNDCSTASASFAFSTLLPCEPSFSEEPFDNYICSAIGSQRSLQAVTNLSNPTYVWQYQTSSTAPWTTITNEGQYAVYHFSGFTTADLTITKMAATNTVLRYRLIVTGDCGTSTSRIITIGVLSTVKAGSIASASSVCTGDDITLSLTGAIGNACQWQSAPTSAGPFTDIPDATILSYTLTGANAASDKAYRVIVINGCNNTTATTAVKTITVNPTSVAGTVIGGGTVCSGSSGSLKLAGYTGKIQWEYSTDGISYANVPKTTDAQMVPFGTTSTSSTAATYTVTGISTNLYFRAKVTSGACTSVYTNVVVYTLTDVAVVGTISGGTTVCPATGTTLSLSNATGTITWEKSTNYATATPTWMATTNHSLVYPTGNLTYSSAFRAKVTIGSCSTLYSDLAYVYVVAKPVAKAVVASTTSPTGKTVTTAICRSTVKLLTISDGYVGTIQWQHSTASSTTGFSDISGANGISYMVASTLVSNGVNYFRAVFTNSCGVSITGAAVAVWYKACPDDGNTEGGSISKAVKPIFDVVAYPNPYNDNFHLNLNTTSSAIVSVSVYDMTGKLLDKKAIGVDEALELAIGEGYASGVYTIIVTQGDHVKNLRVVKR, encoded by the coding sequence ATGAAAGCTATCATTACAAGCTTTAAAAGCAATAAAATCAAACACTTATTTTTTTTATTGTTGCTCCTTTCCGGAAAAAGTATAGCACAATGTTCTCCGCCAACAATTGTTTATGATCCAATTAATTCACAAACCATTTGCGAGGGTGGTTTTGCCTATTTGTTCATACAGGCAGAAGGAACAGATTTAACCTACCAATGGAAAAAGGACGGTGTGCCGGTACCGGGAGCCAACTCGGACAATCTGATTTTGAGCGATGCCACTTCAAATGACGCCGGATACTATACCTGCCTTGTTACCGGTAGCTGTGGTAGTGTTGAGTCATGGATCTATCAAAACCTTATAAAAGTGAATACTGCTCCGGTTATTCAATACAATTCGGTAGCTACTAATTATTTGCCGAGCACGGCTATTACTCCCATAGAACCAACAAATTCAGCAGGGCAACCCATATTGCTTTCGGGTGCTGCTGTCAATTTCGGACCCGTTATCAGCAACCCGGGCGGTGTCGTAATAGATGCCTCAGGGAATCTTTTTGTGGCTGATACGGATAAAAATTCCATCAGAAAAATAACGCCTAACGGAGATATGTACAACATTACAGGCAGTTTTAACAAACCTCAAGGATTGGCGGTAGATGCAGCCGGAAACGTATATGTAGCCGATACCAGAAATAACGCCATCAAAAAAATCGCTCCTGACCGCACGGTTACAACTGTTTCTACAGCTTTTATTGCGCCTTACGGAATTGCCATTGATACTTTCGGCAATTTGTTTGTAACCAGCATACCCGATTATGCCTTTAATGTATACAATTCAAGTTTGAAAAAAATGACTCCGAGCGGCAATATCACTACCTTGTTTACTTTTGAGGTTATGGGCGGTATAGCGGTTGACGCCACTGGTACAGTCTATTTTACAGCCAGCAGTAAATTATTTAAAATAACGCCCAACGGTTCTTTAAGCATTTTGTTTTTTAATGGTATGATAGCCGATGGTATATGTTCAAATGTTTTAGGTCAAATTTATGTGTACCAAAATGGAGTTGCAAATAGAATTAATTCAAGCGGTGCTATTCTTCAATCCATCAATGCAGGTCTGTTTGGTCAACCTAAAACAATGACAGCAGATGCTTTGGGGAATGTATATACTACCAATTATAGCGGGATTGTAAAATTTGCTCCGGATGACAGTTTTACCATAATAAGACACCGATTGAGTATTTCCTATGGTGCTTGTAAAGACAATGCGGGTAATTTATATTTTTCGAATACTAATTTTGATGTTGTTTATAAAGTCGATGCCAACGGCAATCGATTTACATACTCAGGATTTAATGGTCCATGTGGTTTAGTAGCCGATGCTGCCGGAAATGTTTATGTAGCCGATGCCGCTAGCAATAGCGTAAAAAGAATAAATACCGATGGCAGTATTATCACGATAGGTTCCGGATTTAATAACCCGCAAGGTTTGGCTATTGACGGAGCAGGTACTGTCTATGTGTCTGACGCCGGTAACAATGCGGTAAAGAAAATAGCACCAGACGGTACAGTTACACTTTTAGCCAATTTGACCCTGTCACCCTATAGCATAGCCGTTAGTCCGTCTGGTTTAGTTTATGTTACTGATGGTTCTCAAATTCAAAAAATCCTTCCGGATGGTACGGTTTCCGAATTCATTTCACAAGGGATTAATGCTAAAGGAATGACGATGGATAGCAATGGGAATTTATTTGTATCGGATTTAGGGGATAATTGTGTTAAAGTTATTACTTTTAATGGAGCTATTTACCGACTAACCAATTATGTTTTTTTTCCAACCGCCATTACTTTTGATAAAGACGGTAATATTATTGTAGTTGAACAGGAAAGTGGTTTTGCTAAAAAAATTGGAGGTATGAGCGTTTTTTCGATTACACCGAGTTTACCTGAGGGCTTGCATTTTGATACTATAAGCGGTAGCATTTCCGGAACGCCTACGGTACAGACTCCATCCACAACTTATACCGTTTCAACCCAAAATGATTGCAGTACTGCCAGTGCTTCATTTGCTTTTTCTACACTTTTACCTTGTGAACCTTCCTTCAGTGAGGAACCTTTTGATAATTATATTTGTTCAGCTATTGGTTCTCAACGATCGCTTCAAGCAGTGACTAATTTGTCTAATCCTACTTATGTTTGGCAATATCAAACCAGCTCCACCGCACCTTGGACCACTATAACCAATGAGGGGCAGTATGCTGTTTATCATTTTAGCGGATTTACAACAGCCGATTTAACTATTACCAAAATGGCTGCGACCAATACAGTGTTACGTTACCGATTAATAGTTACCGGTGATTGCGGAACCAGTACTTCAAGAATCATTACCATAGGGGTTTTGAGTACGGTTAAAGCGGGTTCTATAGCTTCAGCTTCTTCAGTATGTACTGGGGACGATATCACTTTATCACTTACAGGTGCTATTGGAAATGCCTGTCAATGGCAATCGGCACCAACATCGGCAGGGCCTTTTACCGATATACCCGATGCCACTATTTTAAGTTATACACTTACCGGCGCTAATGCTGCCTCGGATAAAGCTTATCGGGTAATTGTTATAAATGGATGTAATAATACCACAGCCACTACTGCTGTTAAAACCATAACGGTTAATCCGACATCAGTAGCCGGTACCGTAATCGGTGGAGGTACTGTTTGCAGTGGCAGCTCGGGTTCTTTAAAACTAGCCGGATATACCGGTAAGATTCAATGGGAATATTCTACAGATGGAATTAGTTATGCCAATGTACCTAAAACTACCGATGCACAAATGGTTCCTTTTGGGACTACTTCAACCAGCAGTACAGCGGCTACTTATACAGTAACGGGTATAAGCACCAACTTATATTTCAGAGCTAAAGTAACCAGTGGTGCTTGTACTTCGGTCTATACTAATGTTGTGGTTTATACACTAACCGACGTTGCCGTAGTGGGAACCATTTCGGGAGGCACCACGGTATGTCCTGCTACCGGCACTACTTTGAGTTTGTCGAATGCTACCGGCACTATTACCTGGGAAAAGTCGACCAACTATGCCACGGCGACTCCAACATGGATGGCAACCACGAATCACAGTTTAGTTTATCCAACAGGGAATCTTACTTATAGTTCAGCTTTTAGAGCTAAAGTAACTATTGGTTCATGTTCTACTTTATACAGTGATTTGGCTTATGTATATGTAGTGGCTAAACCAGTTGCTAAAGCTGTTGTCGCTAGCACCACTTCACCAACAGGAAAAACAGTTACAACTGCCATTTGCAGAAGTACAGTTAAGCTATTGACTATCAGTGACGGTTATGTGGGTACTATCCAATGGCAACATTCAACGGCATCAAGTACTACCGGATTTAGTGATATTTCAGGGGCTAACGGTATAAGTTATATGGTAGCTAGTACACTTGTTTCGAATGGTGTAAACTACTTCAGAGCAGTATTCACTAACTCTTGTGGCGTTAGTATTACCGGGGCTGCAGTTGCAGTATGGTACAAAGCTTGTCCTGATGATGGAAATACGGAAGGAGGATCAATCAGTAAAGCTGTTAAACCAATATTTGATGTTGTAGCCTATCCAAACCCATACAATGATAACTTCCATTTAAACCTGAACACCACAAGCAGTGCTATCGTAAGCGTTTCAGTATACGATATGACCGGAAAATTATTGGATAAGAAAGCAATTGGAGTTGATGAAGCGTTAGAGCTTGCTATCGGTGAAGGTTACGCTTCCGGTGTTTATACTATAATAGTAACTCAGGGTGACCATGTGAAAAATCTTCGGGTTGTAAAACGATAA
- a CDS encoding response regulator transcription factor, with protein MITVAIFEDHPVVLRSLVSFLNDQPAIEVVFTAKSKTELHEKLIDSPLIDVFIVDLLGIDIKGLEVYEFLCKNYADSKVISFTSLASAVLVDNLLAIGVKGYVNKNQDLEDLVEAILLVHEGHISLPEDYAFMIKKTAPLKPNSLSEREIEIVQLIAREFTTSDIATELNISINTVENHRKSIFVKLDVKNVAGMIREVAKLGYLSQI; from the coding sequence ATGATTACAGTAGCGATTTTTGAAGATCATCCGGTAGTGTTGAGAAGTTTAGTCAGTTTTCTGAACGATCAGCCTGCTATTGAGGTAGTGTTTACTGCCAAAAGTAAAACTGAACTACACGAAAAGTTGATAGATAGTCCACTGATAGATGTTTTTATAGTTGATTTGTTAGGTATAGACATCAAAGGATTGGAAGTGTATGAGTTCTTGTGTAAAAATTATGCTGATAGTAAAGTGATTTCTTTTACTTCTTTGGCCAGTGCTGTTTTGGTTGATAATTTATTAGCCATTGGTGTAAAAGGCTATGTCAATAAAAATCAGGATTTAGAAGATTTGGTTGAAGCTATTTTGTTAGTGCATGAAGGTCATATTTCACTTCCGGAGGATTATGCTTTTATGATTAAAAAAACTGCACCTCTAAAACCCAACTCGTTAAGCGAAAGAGAAATAGAAATAGTACAACTCATAGCCCGCGAATTTACTACCAGTGATATAGCTACTGAACTCAACATCTCTATTAATACCGTAGAAAACCACCGCAAAAGCATCTTTGTCAAACTTGATGTTAAAAATGTAGCCGGTATGATAAGAGAAGTAGCCAAACTCGGTTATTTATCACAAATTTAG
- a CDS encoding ATP-binding protein gives MSFSLLKKKTFLFLLLSVVFTSYSQKSTTRFTAFNSAFREFEKDKKFDSIAFLISKFSENENLSRYELAGLNYYKSIYYKRVCRYNEAVAYSQKSLEYCNEKTVSSDFKKRNYINLADIYYTELKFELAYQYALKAKQLHQSSFYDIDNHCMLGYCLTLQRKYKESLAEFETALQLTKKYNDYCKIPEVTSKMAEVYDKMRHVKQALYTVDLAVKQADSCKELVNSINTRKAQYKILQNNAYYKEANELYDTIILLEGKYALNVRNQNMDELEAQYQNNLKTEKNNSLKLINKKNDQIIRNQRIVLVATVFAILAFCVLIFYLLRLSKKQKLTNLELEKQKAQIENNNKELIQFNLLHQKIFSVISHDFKGPITTLKLLLSNKEVEKSENSMIATYMKDVGLQLEQSDAMLESLLDWAKTELKVSVTNVVEIKLKLFVDEIIKQSTNKAKEKSITILNAIAEEELIVFPPEVLKIVLRNVVNNALKFSNPNSTVEIYCIENSIKIRDYGCGIPEKKMNKLFHQVINPGLGTQQESGFGLGLYLSYELMQKHKGTILAENHQMGGCTFSIVLP, from the coding sequence ATGTCATTTTCATTATTGAAAAAGAAAACCTTTCTCTTTCTACTTCTTTCAGTAGTGTTTACTTCCTATTCTCAAAAATCAACTACCCGTTTTACTGCCTTTAACAGTGCATTTAGAGAGTTTGAAAAAGATAAAAAATTTGACAGCATTGCTTTTCTGATTAGTAAATTTTCAGAAAATGAAAACCTTTCTCGCTATGAATTAGCCGGACTCAATTATTACAAAAGCATTTATTATAAAAGAGTCTGCCGGTATAACGAAGCGGTGGCTTACAGTCAAAAATCGCTCGAATATTGTAATGAAAAAACTGTGTCCTCCGACTTCAAAAAACGAAATTATATCAATTTGGCGGATATTTATTATACCGAATTAAAATTTGAATTAGCCTATCAATATGCTTTGAAAGCCAAACAATTACATCAAAGTAGTTTTTATGATATAGACAATCATTGTATGCTGGGTTATTGCTTAACGCTACAGCGGAAATACAAAGAAAGTTTGGCTGAATTTGAAACGGCATTACAGCTGACCAAAAAGTATAATGACTATTGTAAGATTCCCGAAGTTACCAGTAAAATGGCTGAAGTATATGATAAAATGAGGCATGTAAAACAGGCCTTATATACCGTTGATTTAGCAGTCAAACAAGCTGATTCGTGTAAAGAACTGGTAAACAGTATTAATACCCGAAAAGCACAATACAAAATTCTGCAAAATAATGCTTACTATAAGGAAGCCAACGAGTTGTATGACACCATAATTTTGTTAGAAGGTAAGTATGCCCTAAATGTGCGCAACCAAAATATGGATGAGTTGGAAGCCCAGTACCAAAACAACTTAAAGACCGAAAAGAACAATTCCTTAAAGCTGATTAATAAAAAAAATGACCAGATTATTCGAAACCAAAGAATCGTTTTGGTGGCTACTGTTTTTGCTATTTTGGCATTTTGTGTATTGATTTTCTATTTGTTACGCCTTTCTAAAAAACAAAAGTTAACCAATTTAGAATTGGAGAAACAAAAAGCACAAATTGAAAATAATAACAAAGAATTAATACAGTTCAATCTGTTGCATCAGAAGATATTTTCAGTTATCTCGCACGATTTCAAAGGACCAATAACCACTTTAAAACTATTACTTTCCAATAAAGAAGTTGAAAAATCAGAAAACTCAATGATTGCGACTTATATGAAAGATGTGGGATTACAACTGGAACAGTCGGATGCCATGCTTGAAAGTTTGCTGGATTGGGCCAAAACAGAGTTGAAAGTTAGCGTAACTAATGTGGTGGAAATAAAACTCAAACTCTTTGTTGACGAAATAATCAAACAATCCACCAACAAGGCAAAAGAAAAAAGTATTACTATTTTGAATGCTATTGCTGAGGAGGAGCTTATTGTTTTTCCTCCCGAGGTTTTAAAAATTGTTTTAAGAAACGTAGTCAACAATGCTCTTAAGTTTTCAAACCCCAATAGCACTGTTGAAATATATTGCATAGAAAACAGTATTAAAATCAGGGATTATGGTTGCGGTATTCCTGAGAAAAAAATGAACAAGTTATTTCACCAAGTAATCAATCCGGGGTTAGGAACCCAACAGGAGTCAGGGTTTGGTTTAGGATTGTATCTTTCTTATGAATTAATGCAAAAACATAAAGGCACTATCCTGGCAGAAAATCACCAAATGGGAGGTTGCACCTTTTCGATAGTATTGCCATAG
- a CDS encoding glutathione peroxidase: MKRLLTLSCGLMLLWSCQNNAQTKSVAATTKNTTMNAETKTETIYQFKVTDLYGKQFDFSSLKGKKILVVNTASECGLTPQYKDLEAIYEKYQDKNFVIVGFPANNFGAQEPGNDSQIAQFCKMNYGVTFPMMSKISVKGEDKHDVYKFLTEKSRNGLQDSEVEWNFQKYLINEKGELEKVLSPRVLPTDEAIVGWINAK, from the coding sequence ATGAAAAGACTTTTGACACTAAGTTGTGGGTTAATGTTGCTTTGGAGTTGCCAAAATAACGCCCAAACTAAATCGGTTGCAGCAACCACAAAAAATACTACCATGAATGCAGAAACAAAAACAGAAACAATTTACCAGTTTAAAGTTACCGACTTGTACGGAAAACAATTCGACTTTTCGAGCTTAAAAGGAAAGAAGATACTTGTGGTAAACACCGCTTCGGAATGTGGATTAACCCCACAGTACAAAGATTTGGAAGCGATTTATGAAAAATATCAAGACAAAAACTTTGTAATCGTTGGGTTTCCGGCCAATAACTTTGGTGCACAGGAACCCGGAAATGACAGTCAGATAGCGCAGTTTTGCAAAATGAATTATGGGGTGACGTTCCCAATGATGAGTAAGATTTCGGTAAAAGGAGAGGATAAACATGACGTTTATAAATTTTTAACCGAAAAAAGCCGAAACGGCTTGCAGGATAGTGAAGTTGAGTGGAATTTTCAAAAATACTTAATCAATGAGAAAGGCGAATTAGAGAAAGTGTTATCGCCAAGAGTCTTACCAACAGATGAAGCCATAGTAGGTTGGATTAACGCAAAATAA